One Candidatus Thermoplasmatota archaeon genomic window, GAGGCTGGTCAAGGCGGGCATAGGTGACACGAAAGCCTACAAAGAGCGCGTGGACATACTGAAATGGCTCCTGGTAACGTGCCTGGATTCCGGGACCGAGATACCGTTCAGGATGGGCGGATCGTTCGATGTCCTCCCCGTGGACGACATCGTCGAGAGGTACGCGAACGGATCCATTGGGAAGACAGAGGTCACCGATAGGCTCGAGGTGTTCGGGGTCGACAAGAGCTTAGAGCCGTCTCTCAAGCGTGTGTCCAGAGTGTTCAAATTCCCAGCCCCTGAACAGATGATACGGGTGGACATCGGAAGCAGCAAGCTGAGCCTCACTCCTGATCATCCATGCTATGTAAAGCGAGGCAAGAGCCTGGGGCTGAAGAGGGCGGACAGATTGGTAAAGGGAGACCTGCTCCCGGCGCTCATGCCCTTGTACAGCCCCGAGGCAAGGTCTGGGAGATCGCTCTCGCAGATGTGCGTCAGAAACGTGCGGAGGGTGAGGCCAGCTGGCGACTACGTGTACTGTCTGGGTGTTTCAGAGCCACTCCATGGGTTCGCGCTCTCGAACGGAGTGCTCACGCACAACTGCTTCGGGTACACTGAATACAGGAACGCGCGGTTCGGAAGGATCGAGTGCCACGAGGCGATCAACGCCTACGGCAGGGAGATAATGCTCCAGACATCGGAGATGGCCGAGGCGCACGGGTTCGAGATACTGCACGGGATTGTGGACTCCCTTTGGCTCAAGGGCAATGGCGACCCAGAGAAGTTCTGCGAGCATGTGTCCGGGCATATCGGTATCCCTCTCGAACCCGAGGGCACGTACAAATGGCTCGTCTTCCTCCCGGACAGGTCGCACGGAGTCGGGGCGCTCAACCGATACTATGGCCTTTTCGATGATGGCAGGCTCAAGGTACGCGGGATCGAGCTCAGAAAGCATGACACGACCGAACTGGTGAAGGACATGCAGTCTGAGCAGCTAACGCATTTCGCAAGAGCCTCGGACTCCCAGCAGTTCATAGAGCTGATCCCGTCCGCGCTCGAGATCGTGGAACGATATGTAGATGCCGTGAGGTCGGGGACCGTGCCTCTGAGGAAGCTGCTGATGACCAAGCGCGTGTCTCAAGGGCTGGGGGAGTACCGGCAGTTCAATGACAGCGTTGCCGCCCTAGCACAGCTCGACATCGAAGGCTTCAATGTCAACCCAGGAGAGGCCGTTAGATATCTGATTACGGACTGTAGGAGCAAAGACCCGAAGAGGCGCGTGAAGGTCGATCCGTTCGTGTCCGGGTCCGAAGAATACGATGTCGAAGCCTATGTGGACCTATTGCTTCGCGGGGTCGAGGGGATGTTTCTTCCGTTCGGGTACGACATGGAGAGGTTGTCTGGAATTTTCAGCTCAAAGAACCTGCGCCAAGGCTGACGTCGAGTTTTGTGCTAAGAACATACTGACTCACCGACAAACCTATATAGCATGATGACGAAACAGGTCATAGGCCACCTGAGGGGGAGACAGATTAATCCTGATCCGAATTCGCTGTGCGGACTCTGATCATGAAAGCTACGCGTGGCCCTCGTGGCCGGGAAGAAGCTCACGATAAAGGAGGAAGGGATACCGCCTTGGGCAGGATGCCCAAAGGCGCTCAGATTTATCCTAGGCCTCCGTCCGAACAGGACGATTAACAAGGCCAGGGATGTAGCGCCCAAGCCGGGTACTGCAATTCGGGGGGAGAAAGGCGGTCCCTTCCTCTGTTAACTTCTTCCCTCGATTTTCCTTCTGAACAGTTAATAACGTGGATTGGGGATACAGCGGGCAGAGAAGGTGAGTGCCATGGATGACCAATTGGCGATAGTCATCAGATTGATAGTCGCCGTGTGCGCGCTCATACCCTTCGTGGTGTTCTTGCTGAGCTATCTGCGCACACGGATGACAAGGCTGCTACTGGCAGCATTGGGTTTCGGGGTCTTCGTCGTCAAGGAGATACTCTTGGCGGCCGGAACGTTCACGATAGTGATCAAAGAGAAGAACCCGCACGCCCCGGCTGTCACCCACTCGGAGCTGGCACTTCTTGAGGGAGCCATAGACCTCGCGATCATCCTGCTGTTCTTGGCAGCACTTCTCTGGAAACAAGGTGCATCTGTTGAGCGAAGCCCTGGAGCTGGAGACAAGAAAGAGAGTGTATGACCTAGTAGTCACCAAGCCAGGCGTCCACCTCCGCGAGATTGAGAGAGAGACGAGCCTTCCCCTCGGGGTGGTCAGGTACCATGTCGAACGCCTGCAGCGAGAGGAACTCATCTTCGCCGAGGAGGACCGCCACTTCAAGAGGTTCTTCCCCAAAGGCAGGATTCCGAACGTGCCGACCGAGACATTCTCGGCACTGCGTCAGGAGAGCCTCAGGCGGGTTGTACTCCATCTGCTGAACAACCCTGGCTCCACCCACTCCAGCATGAAAGAGGTCCTGCAGCTTCCAGCATCCACGGTGTCGACCTACCTCTCAATACTTCTGAAGAAGAATGTGGTGAGACGTGAGAAGAGGGGCAAAGAGAACCTGTACTTCGTCTCAGACGAGGAGAGCGTCATGAAGGTCTTGGTCGTCTACAGACCCAGCTTCCTGGACAAGCTGGTCGATCATGCCATCTCTCTCTACATGGAGAGAGAGTGATTCATAGGGCAGAGAGGAGCATCAGGATTATCGGCACCAGCAGGCTGCCCATGAGCAGTATCCTGCGCGCGCCGATGAGAGGGGGAAGGAGGCCGAGCGACGTTGCGGCCATCAATAGAATCGAACCCCTGATGCCCGTCAGTACTATTGAGAGCGAACACACGAAAACGAGCGAGGCGATGGCCAGCTCCTTCGAGCACAGGAGCTTCCTCGCTCTGGAAAACCCGGACCCAAACCAGTCAAGGATTTCATAGGATGCCAGCGCTGCCACAAGCATCGATAACAGAATGGCCGAGATCGGTAGAAGGTTGTCTGACCAAGGCACGGGCTCGTCACCATTGTCCATGAAGAACGATACGGCATCCATCGCCCCGCTCCTCGCACGCATGATGCCGAACAGCGCTCCAACTGCGAAGATTGCTCCCGATGCCGATATAGCCGAGTATAGCCAAATGAACCTGATCGAGGCATCGATATCGTTCATTCCACTGGTCTCCCTCATCGTGGGGGAACACAATGTCACTGCAGACCCAGATGTCATACCCGGCATCCATCCGACGACCGCACCTCCTAGGAGTGAGGTAGCCAGCTCGCGTATCCCAGGCCTATGACGAGAGCGGCCTGAGCATTCTCCGGGGATGTCAGAAACCGCCTTCGAACCCAGGCTCAAGAGCAGGCCGGAGATTCCGAACAGACCCGCGAACATCGGCAACAACAATGACGATCTGGGCACGAAGCCATGCACGATCCACGGGAAGTCCGAGATATTGCACGCGAAGTAGCTGGTCTTGAGGACCAGTGTACCCAGCAGGCCCGCGACCGTGAAAACTGCGGACCCCTTCACGATCTTCTCGAGCGCATCCTTCCGGCGAGGGCGCAGACGAAGGGACGGGAGGCCCTCAGAGACTACGAGGACAGCCGAGAATGCGATTACGATGAACACCATGACTTTTCTGAGTATTTCATAGAGATGAACCGGGTCAGACATGACCATGCAGATCGGAAAAAATGCAACCGTTGAGACGAGTATGCCGACAAGAGCACCGTCAGCTGAGGCTCTCACAGCAACGGCGCCCAGGCCTGCCTTGGCCAACCTGTGAGCAGGAAGGACAGAGATGACATCCCCTGCCGGAATCCCGATGTATGTTGATGTGATCGATTCCGCAAAGATGTGGGCTACGAGCGCGGCGGAGATGAAACAGGAGATGGCTATGCTCGA contains:
- a CDS encoding BlaI/MecI/CopY family transcriptional regulator; its protein translation is MSEALELETRKRVYDLVVTKPGVHLREIERETSLPLGVVRYHVERLQREELIFAEEDRHFKRFFPKGRIPNVPTETFSALRQESLRRVVLHLLNNPGSTHSSMKEVLQLPASTVSTYLSILLKKNVVRREKRGKENLYFVSDEESVMKVLVVYRPSFLDKLVDHAISLYMERE
- a CDS encoding tripartite tricarboxylate transporter permease; translated protein: MSGLGLLVSALSASALGTVIGFSSGLVPGLHMNNIAAAMTAYVGITIGFFGALCSFLGTTESSIAISCFISAALVAHIFAESITSTYIGIPAGDVISVLPAHRLAKAGLGAVAVRASADGALVGILVSTVAFFPICMVMSDPVHLYEILRKVMVFIVIAFSAVLVVSEGLPSLRLRPRRKDALEKIVKGSAVFTVAGLLGTLVLKTSYFACNISDFPWIVHGFVPRSSLLLPMFAGLFGISGLLLSLGSKAVSDIPGECSGRSRHRPGIRELATSLLGGAVVGWMPGMTSGSAVTLCSPTMRETSGMNDIDASIRFIWLYSAISASGAIFAVGALFGIMRARSGAMDAVSFFMDNGDEPVPWSDNLLPISAILLSMLVAALASYEILDWFGSGFSRARKLLCSKELAIASLVFVCSLSIVLTGIRGSILLMAATSLGLLPPLIGARRILLMGSLLVPIILMLLSAL